The Candidatus Zixiibacteriota bacterium genomic sequence ATCTTGCCTACATCGCTTGCCAAATCTTTTTCGATAACTTCAAGTCGGCGCAGGATGCATTCAAAGCCGATAATTAATTGCGGATTGGGAACTTTTTGCGATATATCTGCTAAAGAACTCTCCAGATGGCTAACCAGATCAGAGCTTTTCGAAAGAGTCAGAACCAAGCCTTCATCAATAGCACAGAAAAATGTCAGGCTGCCGTCGTCATTTGTCTTTTGGATGGAGCGGACATAATATTCGCCGCCGATTTTAAGCATCACCGGGTATTTGGAAAATACCATAGGTTCCAGTTCATCGATTTTCAATCCTATAAGCCGCGCATATTCCCATGCAGCCGGTTTACCGTTGATTTCTTTGACCACGCGAAGACTGGGAATCGCCTGTGTGATTACCAGTTTTTTATCGGTTGGCGTAAAATGCTGTATTTTAAAAGTTTCGAAAGGCAAGGATGTGATAATTAATGTAACAGTTGCCATGTTTGAGATAAACTGCCCATCGGAGTAGATACAAGTCTTTTTAAAAGCTATATCATCTCCGGCTGAACCCCCAATCAGCGGAATATTTCCTAAAGCGCTGTAAAGATTTGCAATTACTATTTCCTCCATGACCGAAAGACCATCAATCAGAAATAAACCAAACGCCTTTGCATTAGCGTCTTTTTTCTGCTCTTCTGATAAGTGTTGTTTCACAGATGTGCCAATATCCTGTATCTGCGATGTATTGAGATTGTCAAGCGGATTAATATTATATGTGAGAACTTTTAATTTCTCACTTGTGAGGCTGAATCCGGTAAGGGAACCTTCCCGGTAGCCATCAGGAGTGATTTCACCAGAGGTCGAACAGCCTATCACAGGAACCGTGAAAGCTTGTTTCAGTTCGTTTCCCAGTTTGTCCAGATTGAGCTTTGAGGAGGCAAAAATAACCACAGCTGTCATTTCGGGATGATAGATTTGATTATAGAACTCCTTAACTGCCTGGGCTTCATCAGGCAAACATGAATAACCTCGTTTTACAATTACGCTTGTTTTTGTTTCGGTTGTTATCATGGTTATCTCCTATACAATATGTTTACATAGCAATAATAATCAGCAGTCATGAAACCCAACATGAACAGCAGCGAATCTTGTTAGCGCTGTTTTTAACATTGTGTTAGGTTATTGCAACTTTTACTTTTTAGCATGGCTGCGATTATAATTAATCTCACTTTTAAAAGACTATTAATTGTCTTTAACAATTGGTATAACAGGATTATATTTTTTTAATAGTAATAAACCTGATTAACCAATAGTTATTTACATTTTCGGCTAATATGATGGGCATTTTAATAATTTAAGTAATGATTATCCGGTTATTTTCAAAATCGTTTAATATTTAAACAGATTTTATCAAGCCCAAAACTGAATTTTAGACATCATCAGATAAGCGTTTAGAGAAATAATGAACATTATCAGTGAATTTATATCCAACTTTGCCAAACAAGTTTTTCGAGGGATTATTATAATCCTCAATCAATGCCGCTATAATCATCAAACCTAAACCAAATAAGAACTTCTCGCATTCCTCGATTAATGTTTTTGCCAGCCCTTGCCCGCGATATTCAGGGTCGATAGCCAGACGGTTAATCCAGCCTTTGCGACCATCAGAGGTGCCAACGATTGCCCCGATTAGCTTGCCATTATCGAACATTCCTAAAAAGCAGGTTTCCTCCCTTTTAAATTCGAAAGCCATCAACTCGCGGGAATCCCGTCCCTTTGGTCTGTATGGCAAACCGCTTTTTTGCCAGAGATTCATCAAATCATCATAATCTGGCATTTCAAGTTTTCGGATATTGTAT encodes the following:
- a CDS encoding GNAT family N-acetyltransferase; translation: MEYNIRKLEMPDYDDLMNLWQKSGLPYRPKGRDSRELMAFEFKREETCFLGMFDNGKLIGAIVGTSDGRKGWINRLAIDPEYRGQGLAKTLIEECEKFLFGLGLMIIAALIEDYNNPSKNLFGKVGYKFTDNVHYFSKRLSDDV
- a CDS encoding FIST C-terminal domain-containing protein, which translates into the protein MITTETKTSVIVKRGYSCLPDEAQAVKEFYNQIYHPEMTAVVIFASSKLNLDKLGNELKQAFTVPVIGCSTSGEITPDGYREGSLTGFSLTSEKLKVLTYNINPLDNLNTSQIQDIGTSVKQHLSEEQKKDANAKAFGLFLIDGLSVMEEIVIANLYSALGNIPLIGGSAGDDIAFKKTCIYSDGQFISNMATVTLIITSLPFETFKIQHFTPTDKKLVITQAIPSLRVVKEINGKPAAWEYARLIGLKIDELEPMVFSKYPVMLKIGGEYYVRSIQKTNDDGSLTFFCAIDEGLVLTLSKSSDLVSHLESSLADISQKVPNPQLIIGFECILRRLEVIEKDLASDVGKIMKRHNVVGFHTYGEQYNSIHVNQTFTGVVIGS